The following coding sequences lie in one Apium graveolens cultivar Ventura chromosome 3, ASM990537v1, whole genome shotgun sequence genomic window:
- the LOC141712531 gene encoding uncharacterized protein LOC141712531: MAERGGERGGDRGGFGRGFGGRGRGGDRGRGRRRGSRRNDEETAWVPVTKLGRLVRDGKIKTIEQIYLHSLPIKEYQIIDLLIGPSLKDEVMKIMPVQKQTRAGQRTRFKAFVVVGDGNGHVGLGVKCSKEVATAIRGAIILAKLSVIPVRRGYWGNKIGKPHTVPCKVTGKCGSVTVRMVPAPRGAGIVAARVPKKVLQFAGIEDVFTSSRGSTKTLGNFVKATFDCLLKTYGFLTPDFWTETRFTKSPYQEHTDLLAKPVSKITFTEDPVIEA, encoded by the exons ATGGCTGAAAGAGGCGGTGAACGTGGTGGTGATCGCGGCGGCTTCGGTCGAGGCTTCGGCGGGCGTGGACGCGGCGGCGATCGTGGACGTGGCCGGCGACGTGGCAGCCGTCGCAACGACGAAGAAACCGCGTGGGTCCCAGTCACAAAGCTCGGACGTCTCGTACGTGACGGCAAGATCAAAACAATCGAGCAAATCTATCTCCACTCTCTCCCAATCAAAGAGTACCAAATCATCGATCTTTTAATCGGACCGTCACTCAAAGACGAGGTCATGAAAATCATGCCGGTTCAGAAACAAACTCGAGCCGGTCAGCGAACCCGGTTCAAGGCGTTTGTGGTTGTTGGTGATGGAAATGGACACGTAGGATTGGGTGTTAAGTGTAGTAAGGAAGTGGCAACTGCTATTCGTGGCGCGATTATATTGGCCAAATTGTCGGTGATTCCGGTGCGGAGAGGGTATTGGGGAAATAAGATTGGGAAACCACATACTGTGCCGTGTAAGGTTACGGGGAAATGTGGTTCAGTTACGGTTAGGATGGTGCCTGCGCCTCGTGGAGCTGGGATTGTTGCGGCTAGAGTGCCTAAGAAGGTTTTGCAATTTGCGGGGATTGAGGATGTGTTTACTTCGTCTCGTGGTTCCACTAAGACTCTCGGCAACTTTGTCAAG GCTACATTTGACTGCTTGCTGAAGACTTATGGGTTCCTTACTCCTGATTTTTGGACTGAGACTCGTTTTACTAAATCTCCTTACCAAGAGCACACTGATCTTTTGGCCAAACCAGTATCAAAAATCACCTTCACTGAGGACCCAGTTATTGAGGCATGA
- the LOC141712530 gene encoding polygalacturonase-like, with product MAPHMHIFLFSIIVFVCFISSCCSVEDDVQPNIINNLHLNNVISDQETGYDSRAYPSQFLSSDGLSPDFPKVETGISSYLEKLAPKTSATTVSVKSHGAKGDGKSDDTKAFEKAWDEACSSSSGAVFVVPENKEYLLKQIRFGGPCKAALTVQINGTLLASDDRGDYKKDKRHWLIFDTVEDLLVEGGGVIDGNGEIWWKNSCKVNKHKHCKDAPTALTFYNVKNLTVKDLNVQNAQQIQVSFERCESVKAWNLTVTAPGDSPNTDGVHITRTENMKLSDSVIQTGDDCISIESGSQNLKITNITCGPGHGISIGSLGDGNSEAHVSDVTVDGAKISGTSNGVRIKTYQGGSGNASNIKFANIEMVNVKNPIIIDQNYCDQSKPCKKQKSAVLVKNVVYQNITGTSATDVAIKFDCSQTHPCQGIVLRDVELRAPKDEVAQAFCNNVEIKQIGTVSPSCPDD from the exons ATGGCTCCACACATGCATATATTCCTCTTCAGTATCATTGTTTTTGTTTGCTTTATCTCGTCTTGCTGTAGTGTCGAAGACGACGTTCAGcctaatataattaataatttacaTCTTAATAATGTTATTAGCGATCAAGAAACTGGATATGACTCTCGCGCATATCCTTCACAATTTTTAAGCTCTGATGGCTTGTCACCCGACTTCCCCAAGGTTGAAACTGGAATTTCAAGTTACTTGGAAAAGCTTGCACCAAAAACTTCTGCTACAACTGTGAGCGTAAAGAGTCATGGAGCTAAAGGTGACGGTAAATCTGATGACACCAAG GCATTTGAGAAGGCGTGGGATGAAGCTTGTTCTTCTTCTTCGGGAGCAGTTTTTGTGGTACCCGAAAACAAAGAGTATCTTTTGAAGCAAATTAGATTCGGAGGACCTTGCAAAGCTGCCTTGACTGTTCAG ATAAACGGTACCCTTTTAGCGTCTGACGATCGAGGAGACTACAAAAAAGACAAGAGACACTGGCTAATATTTGACACTGTCGAAGATCTTCTGGTGGAAGGAGGTGGAGTTATAGACGGTAATGGCGAAATTTGGTGGAAAAATTCTTGTAAGGTCAATAAACATAAG CACTGCAAGGACGCGCCAACT GCCCTGACCTTTTATAATGTGAAGAATCTGACAGTAAAGGACCTGAATGTACAAAATGCACAGCAGATACAAGTATCGTTTGAGAGATGCGAGAGTGTAAAAGCTTGGAATCTTACAGTCACTGCACCCGGAGATAGTCCTAACACAGACGGAGTCCATATCACCCGCACTGAAAACATGAAATTATCGGACTCTGTAATACAGACCG GTGATGATTGCATTTCAATTGAAAGTGGCAGCCAGAACTTGAAAATCACAAATATAACCTGTGGACCAGGTCATGGTATTAG CATTGGAAGTTTAGGAGACGGAAATTCAGAAGCTCATGTTTCAGATGTAACTGTTGATGGAGCTAAGATCTCCGGAACTTCAAATGGTGTTAGGATCAAGACATATCAG GGAGGATCGGGAAATGCAAGCAATATAAAATTTGCGAATATTGAGATGGTTAATGTAAAGAACCCCATCATTATAGATCAGAACTATTGTGATCAGTCCAAACCATGTAAAAAACAG AAATCAGCTGTTCTGGTGAAGAATGTGGTTTATCAGAACATAACAGGAACAAGTGCTACGGATGTGGCTATTAAGTTTGATTGCAGCCAAACCCATCCTTGCCAAGGAATTGTTCTCAGAGATGTAGAGTTAAGAGCACCAAAAGATGAAGTTGCCCAAGCTTTCTGCAATAACGTTGAGATTAAACAAATTGGAACTGTTTCTCCAAGCTGTCCTGATGATTGA
- the LOC141714398 gene encoding uncharacterized protein LOC141714398, translating into MEGEPQAEYFRRFNAEVPKVRGASEETIKNFLIAGLKEGSKFWKSLQASEPRTLVKIYEQAEPFKRVEKSMRELKISENYRDKRDRSSSPDERRKTYRRSSSPKKSARGKETNKDSGRPYTSKWQTHTPLVASIDHIYATYAGKGVFRKAAPLTDYNKRDTSKYCAYHEATGHDTADCRQLKDEIETLIRQEKLTEWVVKEVRRHRTDCHNVPPPPLEDKERVPRAGSIHIILGESHIGGDSWKAMDRYAREAKDKPLTNVNHLSQRPPELFEREADDIVFRENDVKWVHYPHTDALVIKMKIGTVNVHRAMVDTGSSADILTYDAYKKLGLLDRELTSTCGHLYGFTGNSIGVKGTIRLPVTIGEEPYVAT; encoded by the coding sequence ATGGAGGGGGAGCCTCAGGCAGAATACTTTCGTCGGTTCAACGCCGAAGTTCCGAAGGTGAGGGGAGCCAGTGAGGAGACCATCAAGAATTTCTTAATTGCAGGGTTGAAAGAAGGGTCGAAATTCTGGAAGAGCCTCCAGGCGAGTGAGCCGAGAACCTTGGTCAAGATCTATGAGCAAGCTGAACCCTTTAAGAGGGTAGAGAAGTCGATGAGAGAGCTGAAAATCAGCGAGAACTATCGAGATAAGAGAGACCGGTCTTCGAGCCCTGATGAGAGGAGAAAAACGTATCGACGTAGCTCAAGCCCCAAAAAGTCTGCACGAGGTAAAGAGACAAACAAAGATTCGGGGAGACCTTATACAAGCAAATGGCAGACGCACACCCCTCTGGTAGCCTCTATCGACCACATATATGCTACCTATGCTGGGAAGGGGGTATTCCGGAAGGCAGCCCCTCTCACAGACTATAACAAAAGGGACACTTCAAAGTATTGCGCGTACCATGAGGCCACGGGGCACGATACAGCTGATTGCAgacaattgaaggatgaaatcGAGACGTTGATAAGGCAAGAGAAGCTTACAGAATGGGTTGTCAAGGAGGTTCGAAGGCACAGAACTGATTGTCATAACGTCCCTCCTCCACCCCTGGAAGATAAAGAGAGGGTACCTCGGGCCGGAAGcattcatattattctaggcgAGTCTCACATTGGCGGAGACAGCTGGAAGGCGATGGACAGGTATGCCCGAGAAGCAAAGGACAAGCCCCTCACCAACGTCAACCATCTGAGCCAAAGGCCCCCGGAGCTCTTTGAAAGGGAGGCTGATGACATCGTGTTTAGGGAGAACGATGTCAAATGGGTGCATTACCCTCATACAGATGCCCTAGTTataaaaatgaagattgggaCGGTGAATGTTCACCGAGCAATGGTGGATACCGGGAGCTCGGCTGACATTTTGACTTATGATGCCTACAAGAAGCTGGGATTGTTGGATAGAGAATTAACCTCGACATGTGGACACCTATACGGGTTCACGGGGAACTCGATCGGAGTGAAAGGTACAATTCGGCTCCCGGTAACAATAGGAGAAGAGCCCTATGTGGCCACCTAG